One genomic region from Epinephelus moara isolate mb chromosome 8, YSFRI_EMoa_1.0, whole genome shotgun sequence encodes:
- the rasef gene encoding ras and EF-hand domain-containing protein yields MSVEEQDRLRSLFHAYDVDNSGRIERNEFLTICAELQVSAAEADRIFNRLDVDNDGTVTLLEFMSGFHDRYGEDMESDGGDVSAAWESFERRLGEQAKFIPRHEQAATLYQNISLTEPRLINQFEKVILNFTKEIKQQNSEMENLALAIKRAQDQASMQLSEMEEEMDQRIHAAERKTREQEKRRMEAALSELRRSYETEVCELQCKIQKMQMIEEKYKTITVKDESPALKKKINELTLENQKLKQELLKSQTKVACLHSEMDSLKTELTDQNISNERDEELMRQFSDERDTLESQIEMLQTANRKLHDTNDGLRAALERTSRSNGGSPGDIKNRNRSKSICYTSPYALMDRFCQRMDDYPLYSRRPSCDTLALAMCDPGLRRRHSSECEEDSLPEIYVDSGLSTLRGSHGGYDSEQETKGQDEEDEEEREEKKVEEDNNDSMMGENSDTEPAETQDGESAFGSDSSSVLDWKPAEPKLEAPTIRKALSAISIQTEDRDSADLGYMTSEKAYRIVLAGDAAVGKSSFLLRLCKNEFKLNSSATLGVDFQMKTLIVDGEPVLLQLWDTAGQERFRSIAKSYFRRADGVLLLYDVTCEKSFLNVREWVDMIEDVSQEDIPIMLVGNKCDLRQDGTNCVPTSYGEKLAMTYNTLFCETSAKDGSNILEAVLHLARQVTKQAAFDDKSHYQSLPNLDAPRKKPNFSCCT; encoded by the exons ATGAGCGTGGAGGAGCAGGACCGGCTGCGCTCCCTCTTTCACGCCTACGACGTGGACAACTCCGGGCGGATCGAGAGAAACGAGTTTCTCACCATCTGTGCGGAGCTGCAGGTGTCCGCGGCCGAGGCCGACCGGATATTTAACCGGCTGGACGTCGACAACGACGGAACCGTCACCCTGCTGGAATTCATGAGCGGCTTCCACGACCGCTACGGGGAAGACATGGAGTCCGACGGAGGAGACGTGTCCGCCGCCTGGGAGAGCTTCGAGAGGAGGCTGGGCGAGCAGGCCAAGTTCATCCCCAG GCATGAACAAGCAGCGACGTTGTACCAGAACATCAGTCTGACTGAGCCCAGGCTGATAAATCAGTTTGAGAAAGTCATCCTGAACTTCACCAAAGAGATCAAACAGCAGAACTCAGAGATGGAGAACCTGGCCCTCGCCATCAAACG GGCGCAGGACCAGGCATCCATGCAGCTCAGTGaaatggaggaggagatggaccaGCGCATTCATGCTGCCGAGAGAAAAACAAGAGAGCAG gAGAAGAGGCGTATGGAGGCCGCACTGAGCGAGCTGCGGAGAAGTTATGAAACCGAAGTGTGTGAGCTGCAGTGTAAGATCCAGAAGATGCAGATG ATTGAAGAGAAGTACAAGACCATCACTGTGAAAGACGAGAGCCCGGCTTTAAAGAAGAAGATCAATGAGCTAACGCTG GAGAACCAGAAGTTGAAACAGGAGCTGTTGAAGTCTCAGACCAAAGTCGCCTGTCTGCACAGTGAGATGGACTCGCTAAAGACAGAGCTTACCGATCAAAACATCAGCAATGAACG AGACGAAGAGCTCATGAGACAGTTCTCTGATGAGCGGGACACTCTGGAGAGCCAGATCGAGATGCTGCA GACGGCCAACAGGAAGCTGCACGACACCAACGATGGCCTGAGAGCAGCCTTGGAAAGGACCTCCAGG TCTAATGGAGGGTCACCAGGAGACATaaagaacagaaacagaagtAAAAGCATCTGTTACACATCACCCTACGCACTTATGGATAG GTTCTGCCAGCGTATGGATGATTACCCTCTGTACAGCCGCCGGCCCAGCTGTGACACTCTGGCCTTGGCCATGTGTGACCCAGGCCTGAGGCGTAGACACAGCAGTGAGTGTGAGGAGGACAGCCTGCCGGAGATCTATGTGGACAGCGGCCTGTCAACACTCAGAGGTTCCCACGGAGGCTATGACTCAGAGCAGGAGACCAAAGGTCAAGAtgaagaggacgaggaggagagggaggagaagaaagtGGAGGAGGACAACAACGACAGCATGATGGGAGAGAACTCTGACACTGAG CCAGCAGAGACTCAGGATGGTGAATCAGCGTTTGGGTCGGACAGCAGCTCAGTTTTGGACTGGAAGCCAGCTGAACCCAAACTTGAAGCCCCGACCATACGAAAAGCCCTCAGTGCCATCAGTATTCAG ACCGAGGACAGGGACAGCGCTGACCTGGGctacatgacatcagagaaggCCTACAGGATCGTGTTGGCTGGAGATGCTGCCGTGGGAAAGTCCAGCTTCCTGCTTCGCCTTTGCAAGAACGAATTCAAATTAAACTCCAGCGCTACACTGG gagtGGATTTCCAAATGAAAACACTAATCGTGGATGGAGAGCCTGTTTTACTACAACTGTGGGACACTGCAGGACAAGAgag GTTTCGCAGCATTGCAAAGTCATATTTCCGCCGGGCGGACGGTGTGTTGCTGCTGTACGACGTCACCTGTGAGAAGAGCTTCCTTAATGTTCGAGAGTGGGTGGACATGATTGAG GATGTGTCCCAGGAGGATATTCCCATCATGCTCGTGGGTAATAAGTGTGATCTTAGACAAGATGGAACTAACTGTGTCCCTACCAGCTATGGAGAGAAACTGGCAATG ACATACAACACTTTGTTCTGTGAAACTAGTGCCAAAGACGGCTCCAACATCCTGGAGGCTGTGCTGCACCTGGCCAG